Below is a window of Gemmatimonadaceae bacterium DNA.
GGAACGAACCACGTCGTTCGGGAGAGTCTCCGGACTCTCGAGACGAAGCTCGATCCCCGGCTCTTTCTACGCGTGCACCGCTCAGCCATCGTGAACGTGGACGCGATCCGGGAGATGCAGCCGTGGTTCCACGGCGATCACGTGATCATTCTGCGGAGTGGCGCGCGCCTGACGTGCAGCCGCCGATACGACGAGCGGCTCCGGCAGATGCTCGCGAATGATCTGTAAGGCCAACTGGCCGATTGCCTCACCGCCCCGGTACTCGTCCATCCATAGCGGCCGTGACGTGCGACCGCCCAGTCCTCAGACCAATACCGGCGCATAGCGAGGAACCGATGGGGCTCCGCGACTTCATCAGCAAACAGTTCATCGACGTCATCCAGTGGACCGAGACCGGTGACGGTGTCCTCGCGTATCGATATCCGATGCAGGACATGGAGATTCAGTACGGCGCCCAGCTCACCGTTCGCGAATCGCAGATGGCGCTGTTCGTGAACGAGGGAAAGGCCGCGGATGCGTTCAAGCCCGGACTCCATACCCTCGAGACGCGGACGCTGCCGATCCTTACGAATCTTCGAAACTGGGACAAGGCATTTCAGTCGCCGTTCAAATCGGACGTCTACTTCTTCTCGACGCGACTCCAGACGAATCAGAAGTGGGGAACGCCCAATCCGATCGCGATTCGCGACAAGGATTTCGGGATGATCCGACTGCGCGGGTTCGGCGTGTACTCGTACCGCATGGTGAACCCGCTTCTCTTTCATCAGAAGGTCAGTGGGACACGCGACCTGTACACGGTCGCGGACCTCGACGGTCACCTGCGTAACACGATCGTTGGCCGAGTGTCGGATGCGTTCGCGCAGAGCAAGATTCCCTTTCTCGACATGGCGTCGAATCTCAACGCGCTCTCGCAATCCTTGACCGGACAGTTGGCGTCGATCTTCACCGATCTCGGGCTCGGGCTCGACGCGTTCGTGGTCGAGAATCTCTCGCTTCCCGAGGAGCTGCAGCAGAAGCTCGACGAGCGGATCGGAATGAACATCGTCGGCAACTTACGCGACTACACCCAGTATCAGGTGGCGCAATCGATGCCCACCGCGGCGGCGAATCCCGGTGGGGGCGCCGGACTTGGTGCCGGCTTGGGAGCTGGTCTAGCGATGGGAAAGACGATTGCCGATGCGCTCAACCCCAACACGACGCCACCGGCAGGACCTACCGCTGCCGGCGGAGCCGCGACCAAATTCTGCACGAATTGCGGAACATCGATCCCGCGGACCGCGAAGTTCTGCTCGGAGTGCGGTACGGCTCAGTCGTAACGCTCTACGACTGTCTCAGCGCTCCGAGGACGGCCGGAATCGCGCCAACGATCCAGAACAGCACGCCCGCGATCGCGGCCTGTTGCTTCGAGACGCGACCGGTCGCGTACACGCCGATGGCGAGCAGGATCGTTACCCAGATTGTGAACAGATCGAAGCGGTTGAGAAGTTGCACAACAATGGGTTTGGTGGTCGCGAGGTCGACGAACCGTGCCGGCCCCAGCGAGAGCTTCACCACGCCGTTGAGTTGATCTGGTTTCAAAAGGAGTCCTTGAACGGCATTGAAGATCGATTGCACAATCCGCGGGACAAACGAGTAAGCCGCGACAACGAGCGCCGCGTTCAGCGTCTGCCGCGAATCGACGAGCTTAGCGACGAGCCACGTCATGAAGCCGACGATGATCGCGGCGATCGGCGTGAGGATGATCGGTCCCCACGTGGCCGCGAAGTTCGAGAATCCCCGCGTGCGCTCGATCATTTCTTCGGTGATCTGTGGATTCTTGCGCAACTGGTCGGCGGCGCGCTCGAACTCCGCATCCATCACCGGCTGCAACACGCCACGGCTCGCAATGGCGATGATGCCGATCGCAACCGTGACGATGAGCAGCGGAATCAGCCAGCTCCCGCGCTCACGACGACGAAAGACACTCGCCGGCGAGAAGAAAATGTCGACGAAGTCCTCCCACAGAGAGGCCGGGGGAGCAGCGGCTGCGACGTTAGGTTCGGACACGGGCCATTGGGTTAGGGAGTGTGTCGAGGGCGACGAGGGCCAGCTGAACGCCTTCGCATTCCGGAATCAGCGGCGTCAACATTCAACCCCATGCGTCCGAGGTCAACGTTTCGCGGCTCCGACACAAAAAAACCCGGACACCTTCAGGTGTCCGGGCTTCCTGCGGAGGGGGAGGACTCAGCGCTCGAGAATGATGAGGTACTTCGAGGGCGACCAGAACCGATCCGCATCTTTGATCTTCAAGTTGCCACGGAACAACGTGTGATCGCGGAAAGCGACGTCGGCGTCATCGAGGCTCTGTCGCGACACGATCGCGTACTGACGCGTCGAATCCGGCACCGCGATCTCGTGCACTTCACGCTGATCGATCGCGTTGAACTGCGACGCGTCGAGGGTCCGCGCAGGCTGCAACGTGCGACCAGGATGGGCCAACAGAAGGTTCGCGCCGCCCTCCCGCACCACGATGCCCTTCTTCACGAGCTCATCCTCGTTACCGATGATGTAGTACACCTTATTGCTAGTCGTCTGCAGCAGCGCCAGCTCGGTGCCGAGCTTCGCGTTCGCGCCGGCGAGGCTATCGACCTGTACCTGCATCGAGGCGACTCGCGCGGTCTGCCGCTGAATCGTGGCATTCAGATCCAGAATCATCTTCTGATCGCTGTCGACCGTCTGAAGGAATCGCGAACTGTCGGCGGCGAGGCGCTTCACATGGCCGCGGCTCGCGGCCAGTTCACGCGCCGTTGTCTGCGCACGCTGCACGAGGGCATCGACGCGCACGAGCAGGTCCTTCCGCGCTTGCAGCTGATCCTGAATCGGGCTCTCGCTATCCTTCTTTCGCTTCGGAGCGGGCAGGTCCTTGACCCGAGTGATCTGGCTGTCGATCTGGGTGATGAACCTGTCCGCGTCCAGCACTACCGTCATCAGGGAGTCCTTTTGAGCGGCCAGCTGATTGGTGAGCTTCAATTGCTCCGCGGTTTGCACGCTGTCGGCGCGCACTTGTTCGTGGGACATCTTGCAAGCGGCAATGCCGCCCACGATTGCGAGGACGGCTAACGAACGCAGCTGAATCATTGTTGGACCCGTTTGAGGATTCGCGAATTCTAGATGCCATCCGGGTACCGTGCTGTGACGACGCGCACGCTCACCGCTGCGTATAGGCGATAGGCACGGACGTTTGCCGCCGCGTTCGCTTCATGCAAGCCGACTACCGTTCGATCAGGTCCTTGAGGAACTCCTTCACGCGCGGGTCCTCGGAGCGTGAAAGTTGGGCAATGGTGCGGCGGCGGATGCCGGGGTTCTCGTCGTTCTTGGCGATTGCGAGCAGCTTGTCGACGGCGAGCTTGTCGCCGCTCTGCACGTAGAAGCTGATCAGCGCCTCCTTCATCTGCGGATCGGTAGTCGTGTCATAGAGCTTCACGAGATCGGCGGTCGGCACGCCAGCGCGCGAGGCGTAGGAAAGCGCGCGGCGCCGGGTCGCGATCGGCGCGTTCTCGTCGCGCGCGATGCCCAAGAGCCAGCGGGTGTTCTCGGTGCCGCCGACCTCGGCGAGTGCCGACAATACTGCGTCGCGTGAATGGTCACCTGTCAGGCGCGGGTAGATCTGACGCAACAGGTCCGCGTCTCGCCCGGTGGCGTATTCGGTGCCGAGCCCGCGGATCGCGGTGTAGAGAACGTCGTCGGGAACGTCGGTGCGCTGAACGACACTCCGCAAGAAATCGCGGGCACGCGGGTCACCCGAACGCGCGAGGGCGCCGAGCGATTCCTTCGAGAGCCAGGTTCGATCGCCGGACAGGTTGGCGCGCGCGAGTTCGATGAGTGGCGGTATGCCCGCGCCATGGTCGAGGCGGGACAGAACGCCTAACGCCGTGCGACGCACATCCATGTTGTCGCTCTCGTCGCGCGCGAGCTGGAGCAGCGCATCGCTCACTTTGGGCGAGATCGCTCCCTCGAGCCCCGCCGTCTGTCCGAGCCACGAGAGCGCCGATCGACGCGTCTCGCGGGGACGTGAGGCGTCGCGGCCGATCGCGAGCAGGTCGCCGCTCATGTCGCCCGCATCGGCCAGCATTGCGGGCATGACCGCTTCCCGACCGACGCGCCCTTCCTCCTCGCGAGCGAGCGAGAAAAGGTAGTCCGCGGCCTCTTCGGGACGCACCGTACCCAGGTCGGTCGTGCCAGCATCCACGCTCGGTGGCCCGACATAGGTCTGGATCGAAATGACGTCGCGGTCGGCGCGGTCGAGCACGACCCGCACCGGTCCGGCGACGCAAGGATCGGGGCGGCGGCCGTCGTCCCACGACCCCGAATAACTGTTCGGTCCCGTCTGGATGTAGCTGCGGCCGTTGCCGCACACTCCCGGTCGTGCGGCAAAACTGAATTGGACGCGTCCCTCGCGGGCCGAGGAGATGCGGCGAGCAAGCGACGACTGGGCGTGAGCGGAGGACGTAAAGGCAAGCATCGCGAGCACGAGAGCGCTGCTCGCCAAGGAAAGAGCGCGATGAATTTTCATTT
It encodes the following:
- a CDS encoding HEAT repeat domain-containing protein, with protein sequence MKIHRALSLASSALVLAMLAFTSSAHAQSSLARRISSAREGRVQFSFAARPGVCGNGRSYIQTGPNSYSGSWDDGRRPDPCVAGPVRVVLDRADRDVISIQTYVGPPSVDAGTTDLGTVRPEEAADYLFSLAREEEGRVGREAVMPAMLADAGDMSGDLLAIGRDASRPRETRRSALSWLGQTAGLEGAISPKVSDALLQLARDESDNMDVRRTALGVLSRLDHGAGIPPLIELARANLSGDRTWLSKESLGALARSGDPRARDFLRSVVQRTDVPDDVLYTAIRGLGTEYATGRDADLLRQIYPRLTGDHSRDAVLSALAEVGGTENTRWLLGIARDENAPIATRRRALSYASRAGVPTADLVKLYDTTTDPQMKEALISFYVQSGDKLAVDKLLAIAKNDENPGIRRRTIAQLSRSEDPRVKEFLKDLIER
- a CDS encoding Yip1 family protein, which encodes MSEPNVAAAAPPASLWEDFVDIFFSPASVFRRRERGSWLIPLLIVTVAIGIIAIASRGVLQPVMDAEFERAADQLRKNPQITEEMIERTRGFSNFAATWGPIILTPIAAIIVGFMTWLVAKLVDSRQTLNAALVVAAYSFVPRIVQSIFNAVQGLLLKPDQLNGVVKLSLGPARFVDLATTKPIVVQLLNRFDLFTIWVTILLAIGVYATGRVSKQQAAIAGVLFWIVGAIPAVLGALRQS
- a CDS encoding SPFH domain-containing protein, with protein sequence MGLRDFISKQFIDVIQWTETGDGVLAYRYPMQDMEIQYGAQLTVRESQMALFVNEGKAADAFKPGLHTLETRTLPILTNLRNWDKAFQSPFKSDVYFFSTRLQTNQKWGTPNPIAIRDKDFGMIRLRGFGVYSYRMVNPLLFHQKVSGTRDLYTVADLDGHLRNTIVGRVSDAFAQSKIPFLDMASNLNALSQSLTGQLASIFTDLGLGLDAFVVENLSLPEELQQKLDERIGMNIVGNLRDYTQYQVAQSMPTAAANPGGGAGLGAGLGAGLAMGKTIADALNPNTTPPAGPTAAGGAATKFCTNCGTSIPRTAKFCSECGTAQS